GTCTGTTGGAAAATGTTATTATCAAAGTGCCATCACCTGGTATTTTGCTCTGTGCTGTATCACTAGTAGCTTTCATTAGCTGCAGCTGCAATGGAAGCATGTTTGATGCATTTGAGAAAACCACAAGCTGGATTTGCACTTTATATGGGTACAGGGTTAAGAAATAATTAGTGGAATTAGCAGAAGAATCAATAAAGCAAAGTGCTTTACTACATTCAGTGTTCATAGGAAGTCTTAGATTGAAAGCTTGGTTCGAAATGCTCCCCTTGAGGTCCCTTTTGGATGTACTTTTCTGCAGCTTTATTGCTTCTGGTAATGGTCAGCCAAGACAGGCCCTCAGCCTCCAAAACCCACATGGCAGCCCAAACCTTTGTGACAGACTTTCCACATCTAGAAACTTGCCTCTCCTCTGGAGAGGATGCAGCAGCTGTGAGTCTGCAGTTATCTCTGGAATCACCCCAGTCCCTAAGCAGTATTGTACTCCAGGGTTTGTGTTGcttttaacaagaaaaaagacaCTTATTGATTCAAATCCTGTTGTCATTTACTGCACTAAAGGGAAAAGCCTTCTGGATTTTACCTCATGATTTTCCTCAAGGTGCAAATCTACATATTTAATTtggtaaaaatttaaaattgtcACCTTTTTGCCCTTCTTATCACTACAAATACCATGAGCAAAATTGGTTAGAAGCAGAGAAGTAGACAATTTTAGGAAtgtgtttataaatataaatgcaaaCTAAGGAACTGACAAGGACAGGATGACCCTGTGGTACATACCTTGCACATGTCTGACAGCCAGTCTTCTTCTCCATTGTCTACAAATCCATGTACAATAAATCTGGTCATCCTGCTTGCGTTAAAATTTGAGTTCTCAATTGTTGACTCATCAACTGCAGAGACCTCCTACATGAATGTAGATAATAAACGAATGAACCTTTCAATCTGCTTTCTgtaaaaagttttttaaaattgcaaagaCCTGAACTATGCTTATCTGTACAGGTGTTTAAAAGTTATGCAATGTTAAACTCATCTGCAAGCATTCACGTGATTAGGGTTTAACATCTTATATCTCCATTCAAACAAGCTTTGACACATATCTTAGAGCACACAAAACTatacttttaaagtattttcattttatctgtggaaaaaaaatacccccaaatCCTCAGTTTCCTAGTACTTCTCAGGGGGAAGCTGGAAGAAGTCTCTTGAAGAAAGTGGAAGTTTAGCAATTTTTAACTCTTTCCAGGAACACAACCAGAGCCTGTGTTTATTTACAGTTTTTACATGTGATTTATTAATGTTTAAACTGAGACAGTTCTTACTTGAAAGTCAGTAGGATTTTCTCGTGTGTACAGGAGGAAGTGAATGTCTATACTTTCCGGTTTCCAGGGTAACTTATGGACTGGTCTTTCTGCGGTCCCAGACCATGGGGCATCATCTGTGAAGCATCCAAGCCTCTCATAGCAAACCTCTTTGCCTGTAGTATGATCAGATCAATGATATGTGAATGAGCAGAGAAGAGGAACAGATAGTCAGAACTCAGAGcatctctgggggatctcttGGTTCCTTGAAAATCTCACCGttgacagaaagcaaagaccAGCAGTTGCCCTCTCCTGGATCTTTAGATGTTACAGTTTGCCCCAAGGAAAGAAACCACCTTGTTGCTCATCAAAAAAGTTTTCAGTGGAGTTCCTCCTGTGGTATCCTGTCCCATATCTTGGGGATATTTCCCCAGCTGTTGCTTTGCCCAAGGCAAAGAAGCTGAAGTTTCTCCTAACACCAAGCCAAGATATTGCAAATAATCAGCATTAAATTGAGACTGTTCTGAACAGTTGGCTGCTCTTGAGAAGTCTTATACTACATAAGCCAGACTCTTTTGAATATAAAGCTATACCCTCATTAGACTGCCTCCACCGTTGCCCCTGGATCTTTCTGCATTTCCATCACTAGGTCTTCCTACATAAAATAATTCTCTAGGGTTAATAGAGCAATAGATTTGTTCTGACATAGGAAACATCAGCATTTCTTGCTTATCCTAGGGTAGGATTTCCAGAgtggagaagaggaaagagaacATGCACATGCACTCATCTCACCGTTTTTGTATAGGAAAGTAAACCATATAACCTCAACCAGCAAGTTTTAAGGCACCATGGTATAGAATAATACCTCACAAAATATAGCAGTACTGAAAGGCAATATAAATACTAACCCCACATGCTTACCTTCTGCTGCACTGAGCAGAAACAGGGCAAGTATCCAAATTCCAGGCATCtagaacagcagaaaaagaagcagctaGGATTTGCTAACCCACTTGATTAGCAAGCACACTTATCTTTCTGGTGCTAAATATTCTCAAGGTGAGCAGTGTGTCTGTCTTCTCTGCAGCATCTATCTGTGACcgctgtgtgtgtgagacacGCAGAAGTTGGCTTTGTGTTTGCTTGCTCCCCTGGAGACTGGTGGCGTCATAAATATACTAAAGTGTGACTTAAATCCAGAGTGATTTTTGTCCTGTTGAAGCTGCACTTCTAATCTGATGTAAAGTAGCTCTTTTAGTATCAGCATAAGGTCTACCATATTGTGAGCTGCCATTCCCCTTTATACTGCTCTGTCATGAGAAGCCACGTACCTGACAATGTAGaaggaaaacccccaaacttgAACTACTTACGATGCAGCCTTGAAGGTTCATGCATTAGTGTGCAAACTTTGCATACTTTTTATAGTCTGCTTTATCCTTGGAATTGTTCCTAGAAAGATaggaatatttatttcagaTTATAGTTTATAGCTAAGCTGAAAAACGGCTTTAGTGGTTGGTTTCTCTGTAAACTCCAAAACCTATGGACATAGATCTCCATGTGTGCTGGAGCCTGGAATAGGATTGGAGCTTCAGAGGTTGTGTAATTCCCAGGCAGCAACACATCAGTAGTGGAACATTAAAGAGAATTTTGTGGATCTGTATGTCTTGTCTTGGCTGGGAAGGCCTTTATTTTTAGTGCTGTGTAATTGGGATATAGAGGATCTACTGGGGGAATTTAGTAGGGAAGGACAGTGTTTTTAGTCTCCTTCCTTGCCCTGCATCAAGTGACTTCAGATGTCGAATGTTCCTGTGTTTCTGGGTCTTTTGTGCCCATTTCTTGACATCAGCTCAACTTGGCAAAGGCTTATCCCTTTTGAAAAACTTCTTAGTGGTTGGTTGGTATAATCCTTTCATAGTGAAAGAGCCTGGCCTTCTCCTGGTAGCCCTGTAATTTCCTTGTTGAAATAAGTAGATGTAGAAGGACTTTGGCTGATCCTTTGGATCCTTTCTGTGTTACCTGTGTAACCCAAGTTTTGAGACAGCCTTTCTCTGAGTGATGAACTGAGAGCAAACACACTGGAAATATGTACAAATAACATACAAAATCCCCCCAAACTCTGGGACATGGCTGGTTTATATAGGAATGATAGAGAGCTCAGTAGGTTGTTTGACTGGATGCATCAACTAAAAGGTAAAAAATAGCCTGTAGAAATAAACAGGACTAGGTCTGCAAACCCCTTGGACCTGTTTATTTTTAGGAGAACTCAGGAAGAAATGAGACCTGAGCTAACTCCACTGAGAAAGCTTTGTCAGCTTGCCCATGCTTTATGGCTTTATGGCCATGTATGTTTGCAGAGCTGACGTTCCCTAATCTCCACCTCTGGGAATGACCAAATGGATACCAGCTGTGTGTATAGGTATTACACTGCTGTCACCTGTGCTagtggaatttatttttttgaatagtagtgaaattttattttttactaaaatACCACCTACGATATTGATTTAGAGTTCAGTGCTCCGTCTTTAATTGAAGTAGGATTTTAGTTTGTAGATATGTTCCTATCAGTGACACAGAAGAATCAATACATGCCCTCCCTAGTGCACTGACAGGTTTTACCACTTGTTCAAAAAGAGGGGAGAACAGTCCCATTTAATTTAAGAACTGGAAAATAATTGAGTTAAAATTTCATTATTAGTCTGCTGCTGTTATTCAACACTGTAATAATACAGATTGAACAGCATAAATAGACAATTCCTTAGGCTATGGTCAGTTGGGTTTCAGCTCCCTCAGGAAGaatgggcagggctgggatgcttCCCCTCAGTAGGATgcaggctgctctgtgcctggagGAGCTGTTCTGGTCCTTGTGGCCTCCCAGGCAGAGGCTTTGGAAGAAGGATGGCTTTTGGGAAGGAAAGCGATAAATTAAGGCTCAGCTGTGTTTCTGCAATCCTGAAGAAGCTGTGGTCTGGAACAGGAAGCAAGCAGAGGGAAGGACTGGATTTCTGGACTTGCAGGATGCTGTGGCTCTCTCCTGGGACATGATGTGGAGCTTTCCAGCATTGTGCACGTTTTCCTTGTCACGTGTCAAGTCCCCAGGAGACCTGCAGTACTCAGGACTGCAGCTCTGTCTGTCTGAACCTCAGACTTGTGTTTAATCTTGCTTTTAATTCTGTACAGGCTTGTGTTTAGTCAAGGATACCACAGtgttgtggtttggggttttttaaaaatattttgttcacaTGTTTATACtcataaatatgtttttattatgGTACTTCTACCTCTACTGCTTAGAAGTTCATCTGTCCAAGTACTTGTAGATCATCTCTCAAACATGGGGAAATGGGAGTGAATAAATGATTAACTCTTTCTTCTTGTTCATTAACTTACACTTTGGGTTTTATACTTAGAAAATATTCACTGCCTCGGTCTCTTAAAAGCTTCAGGAGTTTTGCAGAGCAGTAGAGttcattttaatgtgaaatagGTTCTGCAAAGCCTGGAGTTACTCAGAGTTTATCTCCAAGACTGTCAGTGGCCACAGCAAAGGTTCGTGTTTGGTATCAAacagcagccaggagctgggatCCAGAGTTCAGTTTCTTCCAAAGTGGGGAGCACTTGAAGTTTACCTTTATCTGCTGCCTCCATGCATGTGCAGTGTACAGAGGGCTGTGCTGACCTGCTGCAAATGTCCTGGTCTTGTTCCGCTCCTGCCTCATCCCAGAGTGTCTTCTGAGGAGTGTTCTTGTGTGGGGCTGGAAAGctttgagcagcagcagcagaggctgcaggaaggAGTTTTTGGGGCCATTCGCAAGCATGGGGTGCTCTGAGGACAAGTGCTGCCTTGAGTGTTGGATAATTTCCAGATTTTCTATCTGTCAGTGTGGTGGAACTCAGCTCTTGCCTTGAGGCACTGCTAGAGCAAGACTGTGCAGCATTATAAATGGATTACAGCACGTGTGATTTCTAGTTGCTCCCATAGTTACAACCACAATAAACTTGGCTCAAACATGAAAAACATTGACAAGTGTGTTTGcaaagaactggaaaagaaagagagaagcatcagacctttctttttcttgtttactTTACTTTAATTGCCTTGTGTACTAATATTTCCATGCACAGGGCTGAGGTTTGCTCAGCTGCTGTGTGCACAACTCGGTGACCTCTAGCAGGGTGTGAGTAACTGGGGAACTCCGTATGCCACAGTTCCACGGCCACAAAACGTTGatctaggaagaaaaatatatctgGAATCAagatttatttatctgttttcacccaatgaaaaatgaaaggcTGTCAGCTGCCACCTTAGTGTTGTTAGTTCCATCCATAATCCCACTTAAGCCTTCCTAAAAGCCTGCTGTACAGAATATTAGCATCTGCACATTAACAGTAACAAGGTGAATGTCCTTCTTTTGGGGAGCAGCTGTAAAGTTTAAGTTTTACTATGTGAACAAAATTAATCTCTAGATTCACAAATATAGAGCTCTAGATAAAAAGTCAGAAAAGTGGCTTGATAAGCTCCCTTTATTTAGGTTACATGCTTAACTAAATTGCCCCAACCAAAGTTTTGCAGCATTCTGGTTTTATAGGAGCTCATACCAAAAGGGTTTTCATCAGCTTCTCAAAATAATCCCTCACAATGCCAAACTATAGTTTTTTATTCTAATATCTAACCAGTATTTCTTTTGTTGTGGAACGTATCAATTAAATCTTGAGCTAAACCCAGTGGATATTTGGAATAGTTGATGGTGACCCTTCACAGACAGCTCAGGCCTATGTTTTTGTCCTTCTCTCCAGGTTTTTCTTTACTGAGGAACACACATCCTTCAGCTAAAGTTTTCTGAATACTTTGCTCTTTTTCCAGACTGCAGTCTGAGTGCATTTTTTCTGTAAGTATACTCTCCAAACATGAAAATGACCCTACATCTGGTTAAAGTCTTACCCCAGTTATGCCAATTAGAAGAATTGCTTCCTGGATCTTCTATATAAGAGTTCTGATAGTACACCTGGGACTGAGGCTTGCTTTATCTTAGTTTGTAATTGTTTTGCTGTGGAAAACCAGTACACATTCCAAATTATTCACTGCTGTATTCTTTTCCAGACAGGTATTCCCTGGTGCCTACTCAAATGTTTGATTTTCTGTCCAAAGTGTAACAACTTGTCATTACTGAAACTCACACTGTTGATCGCAAACCATGTGTCCAATTTAAGACCATTTTTCAATCTTGTCTCTTGGGGGCTTTGCACTCCTCTCCCATTCCTTCTAACCTGTAAATAGGATATACTTACCTATGTCCATCTTCTCCGTGAACTATATGCACTGTTTCTGCTCCCAGTCTTGCccagagcagagaaaatatGGCTTTATTCCAGAGAAATTCAatttttgtagtatttttggGGTTAATTTCAACATCAAGATATTTTGTGTAGACTTCATCTTGAGAGAGGTCTCCACTGCAATTAGAATGAAgacaggcagtcagcaataggacaagggggcacaggctcaagctctgccaggggaaacttaagttggacatcagaaaagaattctttccagagagagtgctcaggcattggaatgggttgcccagagagggggtggattccccatccctggaggtttttaaactgagattggccgtggcactgagtgccatgatctggtaaagggactggagttggaccaagggttggacttgacgatcttggaggtcttttccaacccaatcaattctatgattctatgattctaagacaGCAGCATCAACAGTTCAGAGATTACTGAACTAAATCACATTCTTCacaaattttcagtttttccctttGTTACAACAGCAATTTGCATTTTTGTTGTTCTCTGGGCAGCACACAGGACCAGGACTCTGGGGTGTTGTGCTCTGAACAAGCACAGGGTGAAAACCAGCACTGAACTCTTTAAATGTGTCTGTGACAGGAGATTTTGGGGAGAGGACAAGCATGAGCTGGGgctgtccccagtgctgggtgtgCCAGGTTTGCAGCATCactgcagggagggctctgggtGAGCTGGGGCTCAGGAACACAGGGCTCATGGAAATGGAAGTGGCTTCCACTCCTTTTTGCAATCAGCCCTCATGGGGAATTACTTATGGGGTAACTTCTTTCATATCTGATGTTAGGCAGAATGTTTGCAATGCAGAGTAAGTGTGCACACTGCTTAAACCTGTGGAAGATGTGTAAATCAATGGTAACATagagaaatattaatttaactTACTTGGCAATTTCGTATTCTTTTTTGTGCCCCTCTGTGTCATAGAAAACTAGGTTTATGTCTCCCCTCATTTTCTTTACACCAGACAGTTTGATAAATACTTTTTGTCTCCAAGCTGCGTAAGTAAGAGCAAAAATAAGTCAAGATTATCATTGCTATGAGAGACCTAAAAATGTTAGTATatgaaaaagtttatttttttttcttactggaaTTCATTCATGTTAACAAATGAAAGACTTTGTGAGCTGGAATTTTGATAACAAATGTAGCATTTTTTGTCCAAGGCATTAGCAGTTGTTTATAGAAGCAACACAGGTGCGTGGCTGTAAACCACatcaaataaattacttttcaaaCAAGTGGCCAACTGTAACAAACCTTCTCTGCTTACCAGCAAAAGGTTCATCTGctgctgtatttaaaaaatacttttggtTTTCCCTCTTCAATTTATCTGGGAATCTGTCAGCATAGTGCCCCATCATTGGACATCCCTCAGGTGGACATGGGAAACAGTCTCCCTTGGGAAAGCAAGAGCATCAGTTAATGAGGAATATCTTCTTTTGTTCTAGCTCTGATGAAATTAAAGCTCAGGATGCTGTTCTGATCTTGCAAAGCTGTGGCAGTGCTGTATGATGTTATAACTTAGCACCAAAACCTGACAAGCCTGTTCTTGATAATGGCTCCTACACCCAGGAAGGTGTAGAATGAGTAGGTTTAATACCTGTGTATAATAATGATCTGAAATTTGTTagtttgaatatttttgttaaattctAGTATAAAATTCAAGCCACTTTTACCTCCTAGTGGAAGGGAACTTGTCCTCATTCACATCACAACATCAtattggggaaaataaaaggagcaTCACTTATAAGTGCACATTTTTATGTGTTCTGATCTGTGTCCAATGTAAATTAGAGAACAGTCATGGATTCTGGAGGCtccaaatgtattttcttccagCCAGAACTAGTAGGATAGATATATTTAACCTATGTGCACTGTGCATAAGGGTTTGGGGTGAGAATTCCATTAGGGTtgaattttttccccactatTTTGGTGGTATCATTTATGCTTGAGGATTCATTTTCCAGAGTGGAATAGTTGTTGAGAACTACTGCGTGTTGTGCTTCCTCCTACCCAACCCCACCATGAGACCACAGCCATCAGTATTCAAGTACTACCTGCTCCAGAGACCTGagttatttctttctctcttccccgCTCCTGGGCTGATGTACTTACTGCCTCGAAGGATTTGTATGTCTCACAGGGATATGCCAGGAATCCAGTGGGATAGAGGATACTCTCAAAATAATACTCATGGCTGCGGGAGTGATGGCACCCCCCAAAGATTGTAGCATCTGTTGGAAAAAAGTTTATGAACATCAGTGAAATAACCTCCAGTAACACTGAGCAAGAGTTGCACTTGTCTCCCCATGGAAACATCTGAGGCACAGAATGGAACTACAGTATGGTCTTGTATTAATGTTTTGTCCAAATTTGCATATTTCTAGTTGCAGTAGGTATCACTGTTTTGCCTGTATTTTATCTGGAGAAGGGTGTACCATTACACCAAGACTTCAAGTGAGATGTGTTGGTCTGCTAGCATGTAACCATCCCTTTGAAGAAGACACTCAtgcatatctatctatctatctatctatctatctatctatctatctatctatctatctatctatctatctatctatctatctatctatctatcatctatctttTGCTGTGATATAGATAAATCACAGCAAGATGACATTCATTACAGTTTTAAAGGCTTAATAGAGCATGGAGAACCCACCAGCCTTCTGCCACCTGTCCAAAGCCTCTGAAAAGAGAGAAGGCTCAGGTAGAGGTGAGGCTTGTACAGTCCCTGGAAACACTGAGTGCTTTTACTTAATTCATGCCTTGTAAGTGTTGGATGCTCTTTTACAGCATCTGCAAGAAACCAGAGCTAGTGGTGTCATGATGCCGATTTGGTCTCAACACTGGCATATTGCAGCCAGGAAAATCTCCTACTAGGGTTGTTGGACCTGCAgattccctgtttcctgctggttttcttGGTTCTATGTCTAATTTCAAATTACAGAAGCAAGCTTAGGCATCTACTTTAAACCTTCTTTCCCTACAACATCTCTGTGAAGCACTGTTCTTTTTCAGCCTTTAttgtttcttatttcctttttaacttGCAAGTAAATAggcaaaaagaaattttgttttgctgttttctctcGAACAGACAGTTATTTTCACAGTTCacatttcagatttaaaaaaaaaaaaagtactatGCCTGTTAGAAATGTTTGTTTACCTGCAATGATAGCTTCAAAATCACTTTGTTTCATCTCTAGAATTAAATCAGTGCATCCAGGCATCACAGTTCCTCCATTTGGGTAAAAGTCCAGGTGTCCAGTGCTGTTATACATTCCAAGCCCTGAGATGTGGGTGTGATGATGTCAGTGTCTCGGTGACATGCCCATTCCTGCAGGTACTTACTTGCACATGAACACTTACCTGCTGCAGGAAAGTGAGCAGCATTACTGTGAATAACATCAACAAAGTTTGCATCTGAAGGATCCAGTCTCACCTCAGGAGGGGTACCTTCAAAATAGGGCCCAGCTGGGTCTAAACCTAAAAAAGCCCCAACATTTATTAGttgagggagggagagaagtgTTTGCATGTGTTAATATGTCTTTTGCCCACTCTATGACATCAGGTGTTCAGTATTGTACAAGGCACGATCAATAATTCTATGAAATCTAAGCTAAACTGTAAAAAGTATGCAGTAATATGGTTTTGTGAGCCTTTTTGAAAACCTGTtccaactgaagaaaaatattttttccatagaTTATATAATGGCTTATTATCACTATGAAGGAGGGATTTCATTACTTGTGAGCTTATTACTGGCCAGTAAATCTTTACAAATAAGTAAAACTAAGGATTCTTGCTGCTTTATCTTGTTGTGGGGCTTGATGTAACCCAGTGAATGATGGCAATGTTACAAACATGTTAGCTATGTTTGTCCTTCCACTAAAGTCTTCCTCCAAAGACTTCTTAACCTCAATAGAGAAAGATGATGtaataattttccttctttctgagaAGCACAAAGTTTACACACTCTCACAACAGGTATGTCCAGTACTGCCAGTGGTTTAATTCCACTCTACAGAGCAGTGTGCTGCAAGTTGCTTTCCTTTGGCCACATGCTGTTAGCTCTGCATCTTGTGCACAGCCTACCTGTTATCCGGCCGATGCCTCGGATCCTCCGTCCCGCTTCTCCTGCAGTGTGTGCTCCCAGACTGTGGCCAATTAAATGGATTTCGTAAGGGGAGTATCCGAATATTTTCTGATCATTaaagtggtggtggtggtgggagatAAGAACACAGGCTTTGAATAA
Above is a window of Pithys albifrons albifrons isolate INPA30051 chromosome 9, PitAlb_v1, whole genome shotgun sequence DNA encoding:
- the LOC139675927 gene encoding pancreatic lipase-related protein 2-like produces the protein MVLLTRERNKGYKRMVVGMWIVAFYLLGTAAGKEVCYPRLGCFTDDPPWSGVPGRLLTGLPDSPEDMNISFSLYTRETGNNSQVISAINSSTIQKSCFSSHRKTSFIIHGFGSTGKTGWVVEMCLLLLEVENTNCIAVDWKEGAKGTYVSAVNNIRVLGAEVAYFITTLQKIFGYSPYEIHLIGHSLGAHTAGEAGRRIRGIGRITGLDPAGPYFEGTPPEVRLDPSDANFVDVIHSNAAHFPAAGLGMYNSTGHLDFYPNGGTVMPGCTDLILEMKQSDFEAIIADATIFGGCHHSRSHEYYFESILYPTGFLAYPCETYKSFEAGDCFPCPPEGCPMMGHYADRFPDKLKRENQKYFLNTAADEPFAAWRQKVFIKLSGVKKMRGDINLVFYDTEGHKKEYEIANGDLSQDEVYTKYLDVEINPKNTTKIEFLWNKAIFSLLWARLGAETVHIVHGEDGHRSTFCGRGTVAYGVPQLLTPC